The Macaca thibetana thibetana isolate TM-01 chromosome 11, ASM2454274v1, whole genome shotgun sequence genome window below encodes:
- the C11H12orf4 gene encoding protein C12orf4 homolog produces the protein MKKNRERFCNREREFVYKFKVGSQCLELRVPLRFPVQENASHLHGRLMLLHSLPCFIEKDLKEALTQFIEEESLRDYDRDAEASLEAVKSGEVDLHQLASTWAKAYAETTLEHARPEEPSWDEDFADVYHDLIHSPASETLLNLEHNYFVSISELIGERDVELKKLRERQGIEMEKVMQELGKSLTDQDVNSLAAQHFESQQDLENKWSNELKQSTAIQKQEYQEWVIKLHQDLKNPNNSSLSEEIKVQPSQFRESVEAIGRIYEEQRKLEESFTIHLGAQLKTMHNLRLLRADMLDFCKHKRNHRSGVKLHRLQTALSLYSTSLCGLVLLVDNRINSYSGIKRDFATVCQECTDFHFPRIEEQLEVVQQVVLYARTQRRSKLKESLDSGNQNGGNDDKTKNAERNYLNVLPGEFYITRHSNLSEIHVAFHLCVDDHVKSGNITARDPAIMGLRNILKVCCTHDITTISIPLLLVHDMSEEMTIPWCLRRAELVFKCVKGFMMEMASWDGGISRTVQFLVPQSISEEMFYQLSNMLPQIFRVSSTLTLTSKH, from the exons atgaagaaaaacagagaaagattctgcaatagagagagagaatttgtatataaatttaaagtaGGAAGTCAGTGCTTAGAACTGAGAGTGCCACTCAGATTTCCTGTTCAAGAGAATGCCAGTCATTTACATGGACGTCTGATGCTGCTGCACAGTTTACCGTGCTTTATAGAAAAAG ACTTAAAAGAAGCTCTGACTCAATTTATAGAAGAAGAATCCCTCAGAGATTATGATAGAGATGCTGAAGCATCCCTGGAAGCTGTGAAATCAGGTGAGGTGGATTTACATCAGCTGGCGAGTACGTGGGCCAAAGCTTATGCGGAG ACCACATTAGAGCACGCGAGGCCTGAAGAACCCAGCTGGGATGAAGATTTTGCAGATGTGTACCATGACCTaattcattctcctgcctctgaaaCGCTCTTAAATTTGGAACATAATTACTTTGTTAGTATCTCAGAACTGATTGGTGAGAGAGATGTGGAACTGAAAAAATTGCGAGAGAG ACAAGGTattgaaatggaaaaagtaaTGCAGGAGTTGGGAAAATCACTGACAGATCAAGATGTAAATTCACTGGCTGCTCAGCATTTTGAATCCCAGCAA GACCTAGAAAATAAATGGTCGAATGAATTAAAACAATCAACTGCCATCCAAAAACAAGAGTATCAGGAATGGGTAATAAAACTTCACCAAGACCTAAAAAACCCCAACAACAGCTCCCTTAG TGAGGAAATTAAAGTTCAGCCAAGTCAGTTCAGAGAATCTGTAGAAGCAATTGGAAGGATTTATGAGGAACAGAGAAAGTTAGAAGAAAGTTTTACCATTCACTTAG GAGCCCAGTTAAAGACCATGCATAATTTGAGATTGCTGAGAGCAGATATGCTGGACTTCTGTAAGCATAAAAGAAATCATCGAAGTGGTGTGAAACTTCATCGGCTCCAAACAGCTCTGTCACTTTATTCTACATCTCTCTGTGGCCTGGTTTTACTAGTAGATAATCGAATTAATTCATATAGTGGTATTAAAAGAG ATTTTGCCACAGTTTGCCAAGAATGCACTGACTTCCATTTTCCCCGAATTGAAGAGCAATTAGAAGTTGTCCAACAGGTGGTACTTTATGCCAGAACCCAGCGCAGGAGTAAGTTGAAAGAATCACTTG ATTCTGGGAACCAAAATGGAGGAAATGATGATAAGACTAAGAATGCTGAGAGGaactatttaaatgttttacctg GGGAATTTTATATTACACGGCATTCGAATCTCTCAGAAATCCATGTTGCTTTCCATCTTTGTGTGGATGACCATGTGAAATCGGGAAACATCACTGCTCGTGATCCTGCCATTATGGGACTCCGAAATATACTCAAAGTTTGCTGTACCCATGACATCACAACAATAAGCATTCCTCTCTTGCTGGTACATGATATGTCAGAG gaaaTGACTATACCCTGGTGCTTAAGGAGAGCAGAACTAGTGTTCAAGTGTGTCAAAG gtTTCATGATGGAAATGGCTTCATGGGATGGAGGAATTTCTAGGACAGTGCAGTTTCTAGTACCACAG AGTATTTCTGAAGAAATGTTTTATCAACTTAGTAACATGCTTCCCCAGATTTTCCGAGTATCATCAACACTCACTCTGACATCCAAGCACTAA